The following proteins are co-located in the Polyangia bacterium genome:
- a CDS encoding SDR family oxidoreductase: MAREALLLTGASSDLGLALIRRLLSRPEAPLVLAHHRAGGGGERLQALQREFGAERIQLCAADFGDPAAAAALGDRIAAQHETPTQFVHLPALKLVYERFTKFDWARFEADLTIQVRVAVTLLQRFAPQMAKRPAARVVFVLSSVTRGVPPRFLSMYTVVKHAQLGLMKALASEYAGTGLTINAVSPSMVGTRFLDDIPEVARDLAAAQSPAGRHATPDEVVGAIAFLLSAEAGYINGAELPITAGAAF, encoded by the coding sequence ATGGCGCGTGAGGCTTTGCTGCTGACCGGCGCCTCGTCGGATCTGGGCCTGGCCCTCATCCGCCGGCTGCTGTCGCGGCCCGAAGCCCCGCTGGTGCTGGCCCATCATCGCGCTGGCGGCGGCGGCGAGCGGTTGCAGGCCTTGCAGCGCGAATTCGGGGCCGAACGCATCCAGCTTTGCGCCGCCGACTTCGGCGATCCGGCGGCCGCGGCGGCCCTCGGCGATCGCATCGCCGCCCAGCACGAGACCCCGACGCAGTTCGTGCACCTGCCGGCCCTGAAGTTGGTTTACGAACGATTTACAAAGTTCGACTGGGCGCGCTTTGAAGCGGATCTCACCATCCAGGTGCGCGTCGCCGTCACCTTGCTGCAGCGGTTCGCTCCCCAGATGGCCAAGCGGCCGGCGGCCCGGGTGGTCTTCGTGTTGTCCAGCGTGACGCGCGGGGTGCCACCGCGGTTTCTGTCCATGTACACCGTGGTCAAGCACGCCCAGCTGGGCCTGATGAAGGCGCTGGCCAGCGAATACGCCGGCACCGGGCTGACCATCAACGCCGTCTCGCCCAGCATGGTGGGCACGCGTTTTCTCGACGACATTCCGGAGGTGGCGCGCGACCTGGCGGCGGCGCAAAGCCCGGCCGGCCGCCACGCCACGCCGGACGAGGTGGTGGGCGCCATCGCCTTCCTGCTGTCGGCCGAGGCCGGCTACATCAACGGCGCCGAATTGCCCATCACAGCGGGGGCGGCCTTCTGA
- a CDS encoding MaoC family dehydratase translates to MNQYRWDDLRVGLRHEFSAAIDDQMMNVFAALSGDRNPLHVDAAYAGAAGFRGPVVFGLLTSSFYSQLVGMHLPGKFALLHGLDVDFVAPVFVGDRLTVSGEVTFLTEAYRRVELKARIVNQNGKAISKAKIRVGLHGA, encoded by the coding sequence ATGAACCAGTACCGCTGGGACGACCTGCGGGTCGGCCTACGCCACGAATTCAGCGCCGCGATCGACGATCAGATGATGAACGTCTTCGCCGCGCTGTCGGGCGATCGCAACCCGCTGCACGTCGACGCGGCGTACGCCGGCGCGGCGGGGTTTCGCGGGCCGGTGGTGTTCGGGCTTTTGACGTCGTCGTTCTACTCGCAGCTGGTGGGCATGCACCTGCCGGGGAAATTCGCCCTGCTGCACGGGCTTGACGTCGACTTCGTGGCGCCGGTCTTCGTCGGCGACCGCCTGACCGTGTCGGGCGAGGTGACGTTTCTGACCGAGGCCTATCGTCGCGTCGAGCTGAAGGCGCGCATCGTCAACCAGAACGGCAAGGCCATCTCCAAGGCCAAGATCCGGGTCGGGCTGCATGGCGCGTGA
- a CDS encoding acyl carrier protein, whose translation MTDYLVELTPIFRDILDLPDLNLTRQSNANTVEGWDSLAHVNLVTAVQKHYKIRFALGELSELKDVGEMIDLIATKTAAR comes from the coding sequence ATGACTGACTATCTAGTCGAGCTGACCCCGATCTTTCGCGACATCCTGGACCTGCCGGATCTGAACCTGACCCGGCAATCCAACGCCAACACCGTCGAGGGTTGGGATTCGCTGGCCCACGTCAACCTGGTCACCGCCGTGCAGAAGCACTACAAGATCCGCTTCGCCCTCGGCGAGCTCAGCGAGCTGAAGGACGTCGGCGAGATGATCGATCTCATCGCCACCAAGACCGCCGCCCGATGA
- a CDS encoding HAD-IIIC family phosphatase, translating into MHLESSTAEHLLQKRKGLRRELLQTGGLKDVRIAVLGGSTTNEVADFLELLLLADGFRATIYQSDYNRYYEEAVLAPEALIAFAPEIVYVHTTGKNLQGFPILSATAAEAQAAAEAEAARFAGIWRALQEKLGCQIIQNNFEAPAARLLGNLDAVSPGGRSHFVNLVNLAFARAAAGNGKLLIQDLNGIAAQVGLANFHDAHRFHAYKIVTTVEASLAVARSLASMVRSIYGKSRKCLVLDLDNTLWGGVIGDDGVDHIKIGRETAEAEAYTAFQEYCLALRSRGVLLAVCSKNEEANARQGLAHPDSVLRPEHFAAFRANWSPKPDNILSMANELNLGVDSFVFVDDNPAERALVAAQLPMVAVPDVGNDVSSFAAVLEMGRYFEPVALSGDDLQRAEQYAANSQRAAQTAQFADYGEYLASLQMRAEIARFRSQYLDRIAQLTNKTNQFNLTTRRFTLAEIEDRAVDQAYIPLYGKLTDSFGDNGLVSVVVGRLADSVVHIDLWLMSCRVLKREMELAMLDALVERARTAGATTLRGTYIPTEKNAMVADHYDRLRFTPLPDSDDGPRAWSLNIAAYEKRNRHISVKETFDD; encoded by the coding sequence ATGCACCTCGAATCAAGCACGGCCGAACACTTGCTGCAGAAAAGAAAGGGCCTGCGCCGCGAACTTCTTCAGACCGGCGGCCTCAAGGACGTTCGCATCGCCGTCCTGGGCGGGTCAACCACCAACGAGGTGGCGGATTTTCTCGAGCTGCTTCTGCTGGCGGACGGGTTTCGCGCCACCATCTACCAGTCCGACTACAACCGCTATTACGAAGAGGCGGTCCTGGCGCCCGAGGCGTTGATCGCCTTCGCCCCGGAGATCGTCTACGTCCACACCACCGGAAAAAACCTGCAGGGCTTCCCGATCCTGTCGGCCACCGCGGCCGAGGCCCAGGCGGCGGCAGAGGCCGAGGCCGCCCGCTTCGCCGGTATCTGGCGCGCGCTGCAAGAAAAGCTGGGCTGCCAGATCATCCAGAACAACTTTGAAGCGCCGGCGGCGCGCTTGCTGGGGAACCTGGATGCGGTCAGCCCGGGCGGGCGCTCGCACTTCGTGAACTTGGTGAATCTGGCCTTCGCCCGCGCGGCGGCCGGCAACGGCAAGCTCCTGATTCAGGATCTGAACGGCATCGCCGCGCAGGTGGGCCTGGCGAACTTTCACGACGCCCATCGCTTTCACGCCTACAAGATCGTCACCACGGTCGAGGCCAGCCTGGCCGTGGCGCGCTCGCTGGCGTCGATGGTGCGATCGATCTACGGCAAAAGCCGCAAGTGCCTGGTCCTGGATCTCGACAACACGCTGTGGGGCGGGGTCATCGGCGACGACGGCGTCGACCACATCAAGATCGGCCGCGAGACCGCCGAGGCCGAGGCGTACACGGCGTTTCAAGAGTACTGCCTGGCCCTGCGCAGCCGCGGCGTCTTGCTGGCGGTGTGCTCGAAGAACGAGGAGGCCAACGCCCGCCAGGGCCTCGCCCATCCGGACTCGGTGCTCCGTCCCGAACACTTCGCGGCGTTTCGGGCCAACTGGTCGCCCAAGCCCGACAACATTCTTTCCATGGCCAACGAGCTGAACCTGGGCGTGGACAGCTTCGTCTTCGTCGACGACAACCCGGCCGAGCGCGCGCTGGTGGCGGCGCAGCTGCCGATGGTGGCGGTGCCCGACGTGGGCAACGACGTCTCCAGCTTTGCCGCCGTGCTGGAAATGGGCCGCTACTTCGAACCGGTGGCGTTGTCCGGCGATGATCTGCAGCGCGCCGAACAGTACGCCGCCAACAGCCAGCGGGCGGCGCAGACGGCGCAGTTCGCCGACTATGGTGAATACCTCGCTTCGCTGCAGATGCGTGCGGAGATCGCCCGCTTTCGTTCGCAGTACCTCGATCGCATCGCCCAGCTGACCAACAAGACGAACCAGTTCAACCTCACCACCCGTCGCTTCACCCTGGCGGAGATCGAAGACCGCGCGGTTGACCAGGCGTACATCCCGCTTTACGGCAAGCTGACCGACAGCTTCGGCGACAACGGCCTGGTGTCGGTGGTGGTCGGGCGGCTGGCGGACAGCGTGGTGCACATCGATCTGTGGCTGATGAGCTGCCGCGTGCTCAAGCGCGAGATGGAGCTGGCTATGCTGGACGCGCTGGTCGAACGCGCGCGCACCGCCGGCGCCACCACCCTGCGCGGCACATACATCCCGACGGAGAAGAACGCCATGGTGGCCGATCACTACGATCGGCTGCGCTTCACACCGCTGCCCGACAGCGACGATGGACCGCGCGCCTGGAGCTTGAACATCGCCGCTTACGAAAAACGGAATCGCCACATCTCGGTCAAGGAGACCTTCGATGACTGA
- a CDS encoding DUF1501 domain-containing protein, which yields MISRRQALLTTLFGAGAAGLRALATGLPLSFLRDPRRALAAATTSDSGCPSPDKAQFIIFSTSGDGDSINTCAPGTYEDPKIVHSPDPALGPVPLQLGSQMVTAAAPWAALPADVLARTVFWHISTGTPVHSQEPDVLRLMGATQPTEMLPSLLARQLAPCLGTIQSTPLSIGARTPSETLNSGGTTLPVVPPLAVRATLASPTGPLTALQPLRDATLNQLYDLYKNGASRSQQRYLDALITSRQQLGSIKSDVLDALSGVTDNGPDAQALVAVALIQMKVAPVVTIHVPFGGDNHHDANLGQETAQTQTGIATIGALMQRLRALGLQDQVTFMTLNVFGRTLGPGNADGRAHNDNHQVSLTIGRPFRGGVVGAVAPVDTDYGAVAIDSHTGAGGAGGDVQPGDSLAAFGQTMMVAVGGDASTIKSPGGTGKVVSGALA from the coding sequence ATGATCTCCCGCCGGCAGGCGCTGCTGACGACGTTGTTCGGGGCCGGCGCGGCAGGCCTGCGCGCGCTGGCCACCGGGCTGCCGCTGTCGTTCCTGCGCGATCCGCGGCGCGCGCTGGCCGCCGCGACGACGTCCGACAGCGGGTGCCCCAGCCCGGACAAGGCGCAGTTCATCATCTTCAGCACGTCGGGCGACGGCGATTCCATCAACACCTGCGCGCCCGGCACGTATGAAGACCCGAAGATCGTGCACAGCCCCGATCCCGCGCTTGGCCCGGTGCCCTTGCAACTCGGCAGTCAGATGGTCACCGCCGCGGCGCCGTGGGCGGCGCTGCCGGCGGACGTTCTTGCCCGTACGGTGTTCTGGCACATCAGCACGGGAACGCCGGTACACTCGCAAGAACCTGATGTACTACGCCTGATGGGCGCCACCCAGCCGACGGAGATGCTGCCGTCGCTGCTGGCCCGGCAACTGGCGCCGTGCCTGGGAACGATTCAATCCACGCCCTTGAGCATCGGCGCCCGCACACCGTCGGAGACCTTGAATTCGGGTGGCACGACGCTGCCGGTGGTGCCGCCGCTGGCCGTGAGGGCGACGCTGGCCTCGCCGACCGGACCTCTGACGGCGTTGCAACCGCTGCGCGACGCAACCCTGAATCAGCTTTACGATCTCTACAAAAACGGCGCCAGTCGATCGCAGCAGCGTTACCTGGACGCGCTGATCACCTCGCGCCAGCAGCTGGGCAGCATCAAAAGCGACGTCCTGGACGCGCTGTCGGGCGTGACCGACAACGGACCCGACGCGCAGGCGCTGGTGGCGGTGGCTTTGATCCAGATGAAGGTGGCGCCGGTGGTGACCATCCACGTTCCGTTCGGCGGCGACAACCACCACGACGCCAACCTGGGGCAAGAGACGGCGCAAACCCAGACCGGCATCGCCACCATCGGGGCGCTGATGCAGCGCCTGCGCGCGCTTGGTCTGCAAGACCAGGTGACGTTCATGACCTTGAACGTCTTCGGCCGCACGCTGGGCCCGGGCAACGCCGACGGCCGCGCCCACAACGACAACCACCAGGTGTCGCTGACCATCGGGCGTCCGTTTCGCGGCGGCGTGGTGGGCGCGGTGGCGCCGGTCGACACCGACTACGGCGCGGTGGCCATCGATTCGCACACCGGCGCGGGCGGCGCCGGCGGCGATGTGCAGCCGGGCGATTCGCTGGCGGCGTTCGGGCAGACGATGATGGTCGCCGTCGGCGGCGACGCCTCGACGATCAAGTCGCCGGGCGGCACCGGCAAGGTGGTGAGCGGGGCGCTGGCGTGA
- a CDS encoding 2OG-Fe(II) oxygenase, producing the protein MSEKTPALVEIENFVPPSYADTLDQIICKNPEFLWQYNASTNNLKAPQIMNKDQNSYESDQFVHALYQEGAKRSPFFDVVFPFFYFLEEKTGILLASIERIKANMLMKKDAAADHYNTPHIDIPSPKMKSLLYYVKDSDGDTFVFNETFQEKKALTVRTRIAPRKGKAVIFDSNIWHASSNPRQNNNRIVLNFIFQMK; encoded by the coding sequence GTGAGCGAAAAGACGCCGGCCCTGGTGGAGATCGAAAACTTCGTTCCCCCGTCCTACGCCGACACCCTGGACCAGATCATCTGCAAGAACCCGGAGTTCTTGTGGCAGTACAACGCCTCGACCAACAACCTCAAGGCGCCGCAGATCATGAACAAGGATCAGAACTCGTACGAGTCCGATCAGTTCGTGCACGCCCTTTATCAGGAAGGGGCCAAACGCTCGCCATTCTTCGACGTGGTCTTTCCATTCTTCTATTTTCTCGAAGAAAAGACCGGAATCCTGCTGGCCAGCATCGAACGCATCAAGGCCAACATGCTGATGAAGAAGGACGCCGCCGCCGATCACTACAACACCCCGCACATCGACATCCCGTCGCCGAAGATGAAGAGCCTGCTTTACTACGTCAAAGACAGCGACGGCGACACGTTCGTTTTCAACGAGACCTTCCAGGAGAAAAAGGCGCTCACGGTGCGCACGCGCATCGCCCCGCGCAAGGGCAAGGCGGTGATCTTCGATTCAAACATCTGGCACGCCAGCAGCAATCCGCGCCAGAACAACAACCGCATCGTGCTGAACTTCATCTTCCAGATGAAGTGA
- a CDS encoding SDR family oxidoreductase, with protein sequence MTTSQTGSSSARRALVVGGNRGIGLELCRQLKQRGRQVIAVCRTSSPELKALGIRVEADVDVTADAAAADLARRLEGAGLDELICSAGILREDSLADLDTDDVRAQFEVNALGPLRVVAALRGQVTSPGGKIALITSRMGSIADNSSGGEYGYRMSKAALNAAGVSMARDLRQAGIAVAILHPGYVRTDMTGGAGNVGPDESARMLIDRLDALTMTTSGTFWHANGQVLPW encoded by the coding sequence ATGACAACGTCACAAACCGGATCGTCGTCAGCGCGTCGGGCCCTGGTGGTGGGCGGCAACCGCGGCATCGGCCTCGAGCTTTGCCGGCAGTTAAAACAACGCGGGCGGCAGGTGATCGCTGTCTGCCGAACTTCGTCGCCTGAATTGAAGGCGCTGGGCATCCGGGTGGAGGCCGACGTCGACGTCACCGCCGACGCCGCGGCGGCCGATCTGGCGCGCCGGCTGGAAGGCGCGGGTCTCGACGAACTGATCTGCAGCGCCGGCATCCTGCGCGAGGACAGCCTGGCCGACCTCGACACCGACGACGTGCGCGCGCAGTTCGAGGTGAACGCCCTCGGTCCGTTGCGGGTGGTCGCGGCGCTGCGCGGGCAGGTGACGTCGCCCGGCGGCAAGATCGCGCTTATCACCAGCCGCATGGGCTCGATCGCCGACAACTCGTCGGGCGGCGAGTACGGCTACCGAATGTCCAAGGCGGCGCTGAACGCCGCGGGCGTGTCGATGGCCCGCGACCTGCGCCAGGCCGGCATCGCGGTGGCCATCCTGCACCCCGGCTACGTGCGCACCGACATGACCGGCGGCGCAGGCAACGTCGGGCCGGACGAATCGGCGCGCATGCTGATCGATCGGCTGGACGCGCTGACCATGACCACGTCGGGCACGTTCTGGCACGCCAACGGGCAAGTTCTACCCTGGTGA
- a CDS encoding isoaspartyl peptidase/L-asparaginase translates to MGEETLTVQPPALAIHGGAGAMEPAKLDQAAAHAALEQALDAGWAVLQRKGHAVDAVEQAVRHLEASGVFNAGKGSVAARDGGVALDAAIMDGRTRAAGAVGALSGFAHPVSIARLVAERTPHVLLVGDGAAAFADGAGVARVAAGYFVPAETAIAAAPADTVGAVAVDARGALAAATSTGGVADKLRGRIGDSPVIGAGTYADQRCAVSATGTGEFFIRSVFAFRIAAWVEGGMPLAEAATRALADVEALGGRGGCVALGAAGALALPFSSAGMFRGYVDGAGRRRTAIF, encoded by the coding sequence ATGGGAGAAGAAACCCTGACTGTGCAACCTCCAGCGCTGGCCATCCATGGCGGCGCGGGCGCCATGGAGCCGGCCAAGCTGGACCAAGCGGCGGCCCATGCCGCGCTGGAACAAGCGCTGGATGCTGGGTGGGCGGTGTTGCAGCGAAAAGGCCACGCTGTGGACGCCGTCGAACAGGCGGTGCGCCACCTGGAAGCATCCGGCGTCTTCAATGCCGGCAAGGGCAGCGTGGCGGCGCGCGACGGCGGCGTGGCGCTGGACGCGGCGATCATGGACGGACGCACGCGCGCCGCTGGTGCGGTCGGCGCGCTGTCGGGGTTCGCCCATCCGGTGTCCATCGCCCGCCTGGTGGCTGAACGAACGCCGCACGTTTTGCTGGTCGGTGATGGTGCGGCCGCCTTCGCCGACGGCGCCGGGGTGGCGCGCGTTGCCGCGGGGTATTTCGTACCGGCCGAGACCGCGATCGCGGCCGCGCCGGCCGACACCGTGGGCGCCGTCGCCGTCGATGCGCGCGGGGCGCTGGCGGCGGCCACGTCGACCGGCGGCGTGGCCGACAAGCTGCGCGGCCGCATCGGTGATTCGCCGGTGATCGGCGCCGGAACCTATGCCGACCAGCGCTGCGCCGTTTCGGCCACCGGCACCGGCGAGTTCTTCATCCGCTCCGTGTTCGCCTTTCGCATCGCCGCCTGGGTCGAAGGGGGAATGCCGCTCGCCGAAGCAGCGACCCGCGCCCTGGCCGACGTCGAGGCGCTGGGCGGACGCGGCGGGTGCGTTGCCCTTGGCGCGGCGGGCGCACTGGCGCTGCCGTTTTCCAGCGCGGGAATGTTTCGCGGCTACGTCGATGGCGCTGGCCGACGCCGGACGGCCATCTTTTGA
- a CDS encoding response regulator, which produces MILLEGHKGVLRLLARGAALEDCLAALCTAIEDGLPHALCSVLLLSADGRHLHHGAAPHLPPAFLRGIDGEPIGPEAGSCGTAAYFRREVVVEDITTDPLWTQYRALAEAHGLAACASSPIGDEQGQILGTFAIYRRQPGPFSLPDLSVLRDMTGLATVVIETHRRRSALTESEARFRLIAEKTGQVVFDLDVPSGHVVWSGAVAALFGEPAVVGAGWSGLLERVHPDDRGRVREALTAPSGREPLRLEYRVRRRDGSVRIVDHHSAVVMNRRGVVGRHYGVLADVTEARATESALRERQKLDSLGLLAGGIAHDFNNVLSALLGNVNLVAAEVPPSSVVSAHLDSLKATILRATELTRQLLAYSGRGRSLVRAVDLSRVVDGMVSLLSVTVPKKVHLTVQLGVDLPSVEADVGQLQQVVMNLLTNAVEAIGAQAGRVSITTADCALDAAAIAASPRLRDLSPGRYVRLSVEDSGCGMTEEVVARIFDPFFSTKKAGHGLGLSAMLGILRGHHAGLAVTSSPGNGSLFQVFFPASDRPHDQPMQLPPLASTLGPAAQAGVRGLALVADDEPAILRATGLTLRRMGFDVREAADGREVVDIVAASPGAFAFVLMDLSMPRLSGREALQEIRRREPDLPVIIASGYGEEETITDDVTGFLPKPYQLEELERLIARLFARRRANSQRT; this is translated from the coding sequence ATGATCCTGCTAGAGGGGCACAAAGGCGTTCTGCGTTTGCTGGCGCGCGGAGCGGCGCTGGAGGACTGTCTGGCGGCGCTGTGCACGGCGATCGAGGACGGTCTGCCGCACGCCCTGTGTTCGGTCCTGCTGCTGAGCGCCGACGGCCGGCACCTGCACCACGGGGCGGCCCCGCACCTGCCGCCGGCGTTTCTGCGCGGCATCGACGGCGAGCCGATCGGCCCCGAAGCCGGGTCGTGCGGCACCGCCGCCTATTTTCGGCGCGAGGTGGTGGTGGAAGACATCACCACCGATCCGTTGTGGACACAGTATCGGGCGCTGGCGGAGGCGCATGGGCTGGCGGCCTGCGCGTCCAGCCCGATCGGCGACGAGCAAGGTCAGATCCTGGGCACGTTCGCCATCTACCGTCGGCAACCGGGGCCGTTTTCGCTGCCTGATCTCAGTGTCCTGCGCGACATGACGGGCCTTGCCACCGTGGTCATCGAGACCCATCGGCGGCGCTCGGCGCTGACGGAAAGCGAGGCGCGGTTTCGCTTGATCGCCGAGAAGACCGGTCAGGTGGTGTTCGATCTCGACGTGCCGAGCGGCCACGTGGTGTGGTCAGGCGCCGTGGCGGCGTTGTTCGGCGAGCCGGCGGTGGTGGGGGCGGGATGGAGCGGATTGCTAGAGCGCGTTCACCCCGACGATCGCGGGCGCGTGCGTGAGGCCCTGACGGCGCCATCGGGGCGCGAGCCGCTGCGTCTCGAGTACCGCGTGCGGCGGCGCGACGGCAGCGTGCGCATCGTCGATCACCACAGCGCCGTGGTCATGAACAGGCGCGGGGTGGTCGGCCGACACTATGGCGTGCTGGCCGACGTCACCGAAGCGCGGGCCACCGAGTCGGCGCTGCGCGAGCGGCAGAAGCTGGACAGCCTGGGTCTGCTGGCGGGCGGCATCGCCCATGACTTCAACAACGTGCTGTCGGCGCTGCTCGGCAACGTGAATCTGGTGGCGGCCGAGGTGCCGCCTTCGTCGGTCGTCTCGGCGCACCTCGACAGCCTGAAGGCGACCATCCTGCGCGCCACCGAGCTGACCCGGCAGCTGCTGGCGTACTCGGGCCGCGGGCGATCGCTGGTGCGGGCGGTGGATCTGTCACGGGTGGTCGACGGCATGGTCAGCCTGCTGTCGGTGACCGTGCCGAAGAAGGTTCACCTCACCGTGCAGCTGGGCGTGGATCTGCCGTCGGTGGAGGCAGACGTCGGTCAGCTGCAACAGGTGGTGATGAACCTGTTGACCAACGCCGTCGAGGCCATCGGCGCGCAGGCCGGGCGGGTGTCGATCACCACCGCTGACTGCGCGCTGGACGCCGCGGCCATCGCGGCCTCGCCGCGGTTGCGCGACCTTTCGCCGGGTCGTTACGTGCGCCTTTCCGTCGAGGACAGCGGGTGCGGCATGACCGAAGAGGTGGTGGCGCGCATCTTCGATCCGTTCTTCAGCACCAAGAAGGCCGGCCACGGTCTGGGGCTGTCGGCGATGCTGGGCATCCTGCGCGGCCACCACGCCGGTCTGGCGGTGACGTCATCGCCGGGGAACGGATCGCTGTTTCAGGTTTTCTTCCCGGCCAGCGATCGCCCGCACGACCAACCGATGCAGCTGCCGCCGCTGGCGTCGACGCTGGGGCCGGCGGCGCAGGCCGGCGTACGCGGCTTGGCGCTGGTCGCCGACGACGAACCGGCCATCCTGCGCGCGACGGGCCTGACGCTGCGGCGGATGGGCTTTGACGTGCGCGAAGCCGCCGACGGCCGTGAGGTGGTTGACATCGTGGCCGCCTCGCCGGGCGCCTTCGCCTTCGTGCTGATGGATCTGTCGATGCCGCGCCTGTCGGGGCGCGAAGCCTTGCAAGAGATCCGGCGCCGCGAGCCCGACCTGCCGGTGATCATCGCCAGCGGCTACGGCGAGGAAGAGACCATCACCGACGACGTGACCGGGTTTCTGCCCAAGCCGTATCAACTGGAAGAGCTGGAACGACTGATCGCGCGCCTGTTCGCCCGCCGGCGGGCGAACAGCCAGCGCACCTGA
- the larB gene encoding nickel pincer cofactor biosynthesis protein LarB, with the protein MDPDRLKALLQAVQTGQVSVDEAVRDLRDLPFRALGFANADTHRHLRTGFPEVVLGQGKTPAQIAAILNELHRGGSTVLATRVSPEAAELVVAAVPGARHLPVPRAVVVGPTPPPDRGRGTIAVLSAGTADVPVAEEAALTAELAGNRVERIYDVGVAGLHRLLAHRAVIEEAEILVVIAGMEGALPSVVGGLFARPLIAVPTSVGYGASLGGIAALLSMLNSCAAGVAVVNIDNGFGAGHMAALMNRKRSP; encoded by the coding sequence ATGGATCCCGACCGGTTGAAGGCGCTGCTGCAGGCCGTACAGACCGGGCAAGTCTCCGTCGACGAAGCGGTGCGCGATCTGCGCGACCTGCCGTTTCGCGCGCTGGGCTTCGCCAACGCCGACACCCACCGGCACCTGCGCACCGGCTTTCCCGAAGTGGTGCTGGGGCAGGGCAAAACCCCGGCCCAGATCGCCGCCATCTTGAACGAGCTTCACCGCGGCGGCTCGACGGTGCTGGCCACCCGCGTGTCGCCCGAGGCCGCCGAGCTGGTGGTGGCGGCGGTGCCGGGCGCGCGGCATCTGCCGGTGCCGCGCGCGGTGGTGGTTGGCCCGACGCCGCCGCCCGACCGCGGGCGCGGGACCATCGCCGTGCTCAGCGCCGGCACCGCCGACGTCCCCGTCGCCGAGGAAGCGGCGCTGACCGCCGAGCTGGCCGGCAACCGCGTCGAGCGTATCTACGACGTGGGCGTGGCCGGCTTGCACCGCTTGCTCGCCCATCGCGCGGTGATCGAGGAGGCGGAGATTCTGGTCGTCATCGCCGGGATGGAAGGCGCGCTGCCCAGCGTGGTGGGCGGGTTGTTCGCTCGTCCGCTGATCGCCGTCCCCACCAGCGTTGGTTATGGCGCCAGCCTGGGTGGGATCGCCGCGCTGCTGTCGATGTTGAATTCGTGCGCGGCGGGCGTGGCGGTGGTGAACATTGACAACGGTTTCGGCGCGGGGCACATGGCGGCGCTGATGAATCGAAAGCGATCACCGTGA